A window from Staphylococcus succinus encodes these proteins:
- a CDS encoding Glu/Leu/Phe/Val family dehydrogenase, protein MVDHNNLVSSTQQITKEALNKLGFEEGMYELIKEPLRFLEVRIPIRMDDGTMQTFTGYRAQHNHAVGPTKGGIRFHPDVTKEEVKALSMWMTLKCGIANLPYGGGKGGIICDPRQMSNQELERLSRAYVRAISQFVGPSSDIPAPDVYTNPQIMSWMMDEYSMINRSNAFAFITGKPLALGGSLGRNRATALGAVITIEEATKRRNISINNSRVVIQGFGNAGSFIAKILHDMGAKIVAISESYGALYDSNGLDIDHLIELKEQHGRVTHLFDDVISNKDLLKLDCDILVPAALSNQITADNANDIKANIIAEAANGPTTQEATRILNERGILLIPDVLASAGGVTVSYFEWVQNNQGYYWSEEEVNTKLRHKMVDAFNNIYDLAHDRKIDMRLAAYVIGIKRTAEASRFRGWA, encoded by the coding sequence ATGGTAGATCATAATAACTTAGTATCTTCAACACAACAGATTACTAAGGAAGCTTTAAATAAATTAGGATTCGAGGAAGGTATGTATGAATTAATTAAAGAACCCTTACGCTTTTTAGAAGTACGAATCCCTATCCGTATGGATGATGGAACTATGCAAACCTTTACAGGTTATCGCGCACAACATAATCACGCGGTCGGACCTACTAAAGGTGGCATTCGTTTTCACCCAGATGTCACTAAAGAAGAGGTCAAGGCCCTTTCAATGTGGATGACTTTAAAATGTGGCATTGCAAATTTACCTTATGGTGGCGGTAAAGGCGGTATTATTTGTGATCCTAGACAAATGAGCAACCAAGAACTTGAACGTTTATCGCGCGCTTATGTTAGAGCCATATCGCAATTTGTAGGTCCTTCAAGCGATATACCGGCACCAGATGTCTATACCAATCCCCAAATTATGTCATGGATGATGGATGAATATAGTATGATTAATCGCTCAAACGCGTTCGCATTCATTACTGGTAAACCATTAGCTTTAGGTGGCTCATTAGGTCGTAACCGTGCTACTGCACTTGGTGCAGTCATTACTATCGAAGAAGCTACAAAACGTCGAAATATTTCTATTAATAATTCTCGTGTCGTCATTCAAGGATTTGGGAATGCGGGTAGCTTTATCGCTAAAATTCTACACGATATGGGCGCAAAGATTGTTGCAATTTCCGAAAGTTATGGCGCCCTTTACGATTCAAATGGTTTAGATATAGACCATTTAATCGAACTTAAAGAACAACATGGTCGAGTAACACATTTATTTGATGACGTTATTTCTAATAAGGATTTACTAAAACTAGATTGTGATATTCTTGTACCGGCTGCATTATCAAATCAAATTACTGCTGACAATGCCAATGATATTAAAGCTAATATTATTGCAGAAGCGGCGAACGGCCCTACAACTCAGGAAGCCACACGTATTTTAAATGAACGTGGTATATTATTAATCCCTGATGTTCTCGCTAGTGCTGGTGGTGTTACTGTATCATACTTTGAATGGGTGCAAAATAACCAAGGCTATTATTGGTCCGAAGAAGAAGTAAATACTAAACTACGTCATAAAATGGTTGATGCCTTTAATAATATATATGATTTAGCACATGACAGAAAAATAGATATGCGCTTAGCTGCTTACGTGATAGGTATTAAACGTACAGCTGAAGCTTCTCGTTTTCGTGGGTGGGCATAA
- the mmuM gene encoding homocysteine S-methyltransferase, whose product MRLLEKLTAQRPIILDGGLATTLEQAGCNLNSSLWSSEVLRHQPNKIQQAHSAFTEAGADIILTSTYQASYDTFSDIGLKVEEIEQLFSTAVEEVNKATYDNQVVVGSLGPYGSYLSDGSEYTGNYERTQEDYYHFHKARIDALISRGINDFVFETVPNFSEIKAIAEYIIPRYSNTQTFWLSVTVDEQGDLSDGTAFETLCEYMTHHSQTLPIFGINCSTVEGINQAMNKGLKDLSQTIALYPNGGAHYDAETKQWENEGNSSQIIDQLPSWIEQGVRIVGGCCQTTPEDIKAIKTLLIEK is encoded by the coding sequence ATGCGCTTATTAGAAAAATTAACTGCACAACGTCCTATTATATTAGACGGTGGTCTTGCTACCACATTAGAACAAGCAGGTTGTAATTTAAACTCATCTTTATGGTCGAGTGAAGTATTGCGACATCAACCAAACAAAATTCAACAAGCCCACAGTGCTTTTACAGAAGCAGGCGCTGATATTATATTAACAAGTACATATCAAGCCAGTTATGATACTTTTTCAGATATTGGTTTAAAGGTAGAAGAAATTGAACAATTATTTTCAACTGCTGTGGAAGAAGTTAACAAGGCCACATATGATAATCAGGTTGTAGTAGGTAGCTTAGGGCCTTATGGGTCATATTTAAGTGATGGTTCTGAATATACGGGGAACTATGAGCGAACTCAAGAAGATTACTATCATTTTCATAAGGCAAGAATCGATGCACTGATCTCTAGGGGGATTAATGATTTTGTATTTGAAACTGTGCCAAATTTTAGTGAAATTAAAGCGATAGCCGAATACATTATTCCTCGTTATAGTAATACACAAACGTTTTGGTTATCAGTGACTGTTGACGAACAAGGGGATTTGTCAGATGGCACAGCATTTGAAACATTATGCGAATATATGACACATCATAGCCAAACGCTCCCTATATTTGGCATTAATTGCTCAACAGTAGAAGGTATTAATCAAGCTATGAATAAAGGTCTAAAGGACTTGTCACAAACTATTGCACTATATCCAAATGGTGGTGCGCATTATGATGCAGAAACTAAGCAGTGGGAAAATGAAGGGAATAGTAGTCAAATTATAGACCAATTACCTAGTTGGATTGAACAGGGTGTTAGAATTGTGGGCGGTTGTTGTCAGACAACGCCAGAAGATATTAAAGCGATTAAAACATTACTTATTGAAAAATAG
- a CDS encoding ribulokinase, giving the protein MTFSIGVDFGTSSGRVFLVNTENGEIISKYIKRYSHGVIEGELNGRELPSSYALQNANDYMEVIEAGIPIILEEANIAPSEVVGIGIDFTSSTVMFVDEHMEPIHNKLEFQNHPHAYVKLWKHHGAQAEADLLFQTALAEKKRWLGYYGFNVSSEWMIPKIMEVNNKAPEIMAETADIMEAGDWIVNKLTNQNIRSNCGLGFKAFWEEKSGFHYDLFDKVDDKLSEIIRSKVDATIINIGESAGTISETMARKLGLSPDTQVSPFIIDAHSSLLGIGSTQEKEMTMVMGTSTCHLMLSKTQHKVPGISGSVKGGIIPELYAYEAGQTAVGDLFEYVAEQAPYEYVIEANRRGISILEFLTEKAERLYPGESGLIALDWHNGNRSVLSDSHLKGCLFGIGLQTKHEEIYRAYMEATAFGTKIIMNQYQEWNMEVDRVFACGGIPKKNKLLMDIYANVLNKSITIMDSEYAPAIGAAILGAISGGTYRTFNQAIDAMKEPVLYTVEPEQQKVSRYEQLFSAYKELHDLHSYKKVRIMRNVNQLK; this is encoded by the coding sequence ATGACTTTTAGTATAGGTGTAGATTTTGGTACGAGTTCGGGACGCGTGTTTCTTGTAAATACTGAAAATGGGGAAATTATAAGTAAATATATTAAAAGGTATTCACATGGGGTAATTGAAGGAGAACTAAATGGAAGGGAATTACCATCGAGTTATGCATTACAAAATGCCAATGATTATATGGAAGTAATTGAAGCGGGCATTCCAATAATTTTAGAAGAAGCAAATATCGCACCTTCTGAAGTTGTCGGTATAGGCATTGATTTTACTTCATCTACAGTTATGTTTGTTGATGAACATATGGAACCAATACATAACAAATTAGAATTTCAAAATCATCCCCATGCTTATGTGAAATTATGGAAACATCATGGTGCGCAAGCAGAAGCTGATTTGTTATTTCAAACAGCATTAGCGGAAAAAAAGCGATGGTTAGGTTACTATGGTTTCAATGTAAGCAGTGAATGGATGATACCTAAAATAATGGAAGTGAATAATAAAGCACCAGAAATCATGGCTGAGACAGCTGATATTATGGAGGCTGGTGATTGGATAGTAAATAAGTTAACAAATCAAAATATTAGGTCTAATTGTGGTTTAGGATTTAAAGCGTTTTGGGAAGAAAAATCAGGATTTCATTATGATTTATTCGACAAAGTGGATGATAAACTTTCTGAAATTATAAGATCAAAAGTCGATGCTACTATCATCAATATAGGAGAGTCTGCAGGTACAATTAGTGAAACGATGGCTCGAAAATTGGGGCTTTCTCCAGATACCCAAGTCAGTCCATTTATAATTGATGCACATTCGAGTTTATTAGGTATTGGCTCAACTCAAGAAAAAGAGATGACTATGGTTATGGGAACGAGTACATGTCACCTTATGCTAAGTAAAACGCAACATAAAGTACCGGGTATTTCAGGATCAGTTAAAGGTGGTATTATACCAGAATTATATGCATATGAAGCAGGGCAAACAGCTGTCGGAGATTTATTTGAATATGTAGCCGAACAAGCACCATATGAATACGTCATAGAGGCAAATAGACGCGGTATTTCTATATTGGAATTTTTAACTGAGAAAGCAGAGAGATTATATCCTGGAGAAAGTGGTCTCATCGCATTAGACTGGCATAATGGAAATCGCAGTGTATTAAGCGATAGTCATTTAAAAGGTTGCTTATTTGGAATAGGATTACAGACAAAACATGAAGAAATTTATCGAGCATACATGGAAGCAACTGCTTTTGGAACAAAGATAATTATGAATCAATACCAAGAGTGGAATATGGAAGTCGATCGTGTTTTTGCTTGTGGTGGTATTCCAAAAAAGAATAAATTACTTATGGATATCTACGCGAATGTATTAAATAAGTCGATTACTATTATGGATAGTGAATATGCGCCTGCTATTGGTGCTGCTATTTTAGGCGCGATAAGCGGCGGTACATATCGCACGTTTAATCAAGCGATTGATGCAATGAAAGAGCCAGTTTTATATACAGTAGAGCCAGAACAACAAAAAGTAAGTCGCTATGAACAACTATTTTCTGCTTATAAAGAACTTCATGACTTGCATAGCTATAAAAAAGTACGCATTATGCGTAACGTGAATCAATTAAAGTGA
- a CDS encoding fatty acid desaturase, protein MEKDKKKLLHKMVKPFAKTSYTKSTIQIINTLLPLFALIVLGGLLYNVHWSLAIICSIFASIFLIRTFIIFHDACHGSYLKKQKHNDLLGNITGFLTFFPYRKWRREHLIHHAGSGNLEKRGIGDIWVMTVEEYQASSKFTRLSYRVYRNPFVMFVIGPFFLVFVSNRFNSKDAKWNERLNTYLNNIFLIILHGGLIFILGPGQFFAMIAPMVFISGMLGIWLFYIQHTFEDSYFEEASEWDYVKAAIDGSSYYKLPKFIQWVTGNIGYHHVHHLNPRIPNYALEATHENVKPLHHATSITLIESLSSLKFKLYDESHKRFITFKEFSKKYKIPRAQSQR, encoded by the coding sequence ATGGAAAAAGATAAAAAGAAATTATTACACAAAATGGTTAAGCCATTCGCGAAGACAAGTTATACAAAAAGTACAATTCAAATTATAAATACATTACTACCTCTTTTTGCACTCATTGTTTTGGGCGGCCTTTTATACAACGTACATTGGTCATTAGCAATCATTTGTAGTATTTTTGCTTCAATATTTTTAATTAGAACATTTATTATTTTTCACGATGCATGTCATGGATCTTATTTAAAAAAACAAAAGCACAATGATTTACTAGGAAATATTACTGGATTCCTCACATTCTTTCCATACAGAAAATGGCGTAGAGAACATCTCATACACCACGCGGGTAGTGGTAACTTAGAAAAACGTGGCATCGGTGATATTTGGGTAATGACTGTTGAAGAATACCAAGCTTCATCTAAGTTTACACGTTTATCTTACAGGGTTTATCGTAATCCTTTTGTGATGTTTGTAATTGGCCCATTTTTCTTAGTCTTTGTGTCAAATCGTTTTAATTCAAAAGATGCTAAATGGAATGAACGTCTAAACACATACCTCAATAATATTTTCTTAATTATATTACATGGTGGTCTTATATTTATTTTAGGCCCAGGGCAATTTTTCGCTATGATTGCACCTATGGTATTTATTTCTGGCATGCTCGGTATATGGTTATTTTATATCCAACATACCTTCGAAGATTCTTATTTCGAAGAAGCTTCTGAGTGGGATTATGTTAAAGCAGCAATAGATGGTAGCTCTTATTATAAATTACCAAAATTTATTCAATGGGTTACTGGAAATATAGGATATCATCACGTACATCATCTAAATCCTAGAATTCCTAACTATGCTTTAGAAGCTACACATGAAAATGTTAAACCATTGCATCATGCAACTTCAATTACACTTATCGAAAGTCTATCTTCATTGAAGTTTAAATTGTATGATGAAAGTCATAAACGTTTCATTACTTTTAAAGAGTTTTCAAAAAAATATAAAATACCACGCGCACAATCACAACGCTAA
- a CDS encoding agmatinase family protein, with product MKNNIYGNVPCFLNSKNLAQSNTLDTDVIVYGAPFEGESTWGDYTGVELGPKQIRVSSARYSQYLPELNHIDISEHLTIGDVGDVPFVAHDNKQSYDNIADFTKPLWESNKFLVGLGGEHGVTYPILKSLTETGKKVGIIHLDAHYDNMPDYEGETYARNTPFMRLYETEGVRNESIIHTGIHGPRNKPETGRFAQASGAVTLTINDIRNAKDLKQFSRDIYNQASEEVDVVYLTICSDVLDFAFNPGGPVDGNGITSYELLTMIYEFASLGLCGMDYVEVYPMKDPNQNSAHFVSTAVLYVLAGHVDYLNNIK from the coding sequence ATGAAAAATAATATTTACGGTAATGTACCATGCTTTTTAAATAGTAAAAACTTAGCACAATCTAACACACTCGATACAGATGTCATTGTTTATGGTGCTCCATTTGAAGGAGAAAGCACTTGGGGTGATTATACAGGTGTCGAACTTGGCCCTAAACAAATCAGAGTATCTTCAGCGCGTTATAGTCAGTATTTACCTGAACTCAATCATATTGATATCAGTGAACATTTAACTATTGGCGATGTAGGCGATGTGCCGTTTGTTGCGCATGACAATAAACAAAGCTATGACAATATAGCTGACTTCACTAAACCATTATGGGAAAGTAATAAATTTTTAGTAGGATTGGGTGGAGAACACGGGGTGACTTATCCTATTCTCAAGTCCTTAACTGAAACAGGTAAAAAAGTCGGTATTATTCATTTAGATGCTCACTATGACAACATGCCAGATTATGAAGGTGAAACTTATGCACGTAATACGCCATTTATGAGACTCTATGAAACTGAAGGTGTACGTAATGAAAGTATTATTCATACAGGCATTCATGGTCCTAGAAACAAACCTGAAACTGGTCGTTTCGCACAAGCATCTGGTGCTGTTACATTAACCATTAACGATATTCGTAATGCAAAAGATTTAAAACAATTTTCCCGTGATATCTATAATCAAGCAAGTGAGGAAGTTGATGTTGTATATTTAACTATATGTAGTGATGTGCTAGACTTCGCTTTTAATCCGGGTGGACCGGTCGATGGCAATGGTATAACTTCTTATGAATTACTAACAATGATTTACGAATTTGCATCTCTAGGTCTTTGTGGTATGGATTATGTAGAAGTCTATCCAATGAAAGATCCAAATCAAAATTCTGCACACTTTGTATCTACAGCAGTCTTGTATGTACTTGCTGGCCACGTCGATTATCTCAATAACATCAAATAA
- a CDS encoding Nramp family divalent metal transporter — protein MFKNAGKILKSIGPGMIITASFIGPGTVTTMSQGGAGFGYSLLWAVVFSIIATIVLQEMIIRLSLVTREGLGEAIQELFSNKIGKLMIVWFTLIAVTIGCAAYISGDLIGTSLGASYLLNIPENIVAPIIGVIILLIGLFGNYRFLEKIMIFLMVVMGVIFITTMVVIKPDILGILKGIFVPTIPNGSIITVIALIGTTVVPYNFFIHSTAVHERFGDIKALKFARWDTIISITIGGIISAAILIAAATLMHGKEITSVIQLAGPLKPVLGDAAPVTISIGLFAAGLSSAIASPTGAAATISSLLGWKGGMESKKYKYVFTIIIIIGIITSALGFEPLQVLLVAQALNGIILPVIAILIFIIINKKNLMGHYVNTIWLNIIGGFVVLVVSFLGLYSLVDSLNMMIS, from the coding sequence ATGTTTAAAAATGCAGGAAAGATTTTAAAATCAATTGGTCCTGGTATGATTATCACTGCTTCATTCATTGGCCCCGGTACAGTCACTACAATGTCTCAAGGTGGCGCCGGATTTGGATATAGTCTGCTGTGGGCTGTGGTCTTTTCAATCATTGCCACAATTGTACTTCAAGAAATGATTATTCGTTTATCTCTTGTGACACGTGAAGGGTTAGGTGAAGCGATTCAAGAATTATTTTCAAATAAAATTGGTAAACTGATGATTGTATGGTTCACTTTAATTGCTGTTACGATAGGTTGTGCTGCATATATTAGCGGAGATTTGATTGGTACATCTCTTGGTGCCTCCTATTTACTTAATATACCCGAAAATATTGTTGCGCCAATTATTGGTGTAATCATTTTACTTATTGGTCTATTTGGAAATTATCGTTTCTTAGAAAAAATTATGATTTTTCTTATGGTCGTCATGGGAGTCATATTTATAACCACAATGGTTGTCATTAAACCCGATATCTTAGGTATTCTAAAAGGTATCTTCGTCCCTACAATTCCAAATGGCTCTATTATTACAGTCATTGCCTTAATCGGAACAACAGTAGTTCCATATAATTTTTTTATACACTCAACAGCTGTGCATGAACGTTTTGGTGATATCAAAGCATTAAAGTTTGCGAGATGGGACACAATTATTTCAATTACCATAGGTGGTATTATTTCAGCTGCAATCTTAATTGCAGCCGCGACACTCATGCATGGAAAAGAAATCACAAGTGTCATACAACTTGCCGGGCCTTTAAAGCCTGTCCTCGGAGATGCTGCACCTGTGACAATTAGTATTGGTCTATTTGCAGCAGGATTATCTTCCGCAATTGCTTCTCCGACTGGAGCTGCTGCCACAATCAGTAGTTTATTAGGATGGAAAGGTGGCATGGAAAGTAAAAAATATAAATATGTATTCACTATAATTATTATTATCGGAATCATCACATCTGCTTTAGGTTTCGAGCCACTTCAAGTATTACTTGTGGCACAAGCGCTAAATGGTATTATATTACCTGTAATAGCTATACTCATCTTTATTATTATCAATAAAAAGAATTTAATGGGTCATTATGTCAATACAATATGGCTCAATATTATAGGCGGGTTCGTTGTTTTAGTAGTATCATTCTTAGGTTTATACAGTCTCGTTGATTCCTTAAATATGATGATTTCCTAA
- a CDS encoding SRPBCC domain-containing protein: MMKVEYDKDHNGVYQTLIVSINKTASNIFNYLSTTEGIQQWFPQLEICERKKDGKMLFHLDGEEYKEMYITDFEHNKEIGYSWDLGQVKFELNQDEATTELIFKEFLPYEFPHIGLDFAGWQFQMEKLKALIENNEKLAQQPADFDYKKVKIEKILHLK, from the coding sequence ATGATGAAAGTAGAATATGATAAAGATCATAATGGGGTTTACCAAACGCTCATAGTATCTATAAATAAGACAGCGTCAAATATTTTCAATTATCTAAGTACAACAGAAGGGATACAACAATGGTTTCCACAATTAGAAATATGCGAAAGAAAAAAAGATGGCAAAATGTTATTTCATTTAGATGGTGAAGAATATAAAGAAATGTACATTACTGATTTTGAGCATAATAAAGAGATTGGTTATTCTTGGGATCTTGGACAAGTAAAATTTGAGCTGAATCAGGATGAAGCAACAACTGAGCTCATATTCAAGGAATTTTTACCATATGAGTTTCCACACATTGGACTGGATTTTGCTGGGTGGCAATTTCAAATGGAAAAACTAAAAGCGCTTATAGAAAATAATGAGAAATTGGCCCAACAACCAGCTGATTTTGATTATAAGAAAGTTAAAATAGAAAAAATATTACATTTAAAATAA
- a CDS encoding NAD-dependent epimerase/dehydratase family protein: MKKIMITGALGQIGTELVVKCRALYGNDNVLATDIREPEADSAIANGPFEILDVTDKTRMYELVESFKPDTFMHMAALLSATAEKNPLFAWDLNMGGLMNALEAAREFNLQFFTPSSIGAFGPSTPKVNTPQVTIQRPTSMYGVNKVAGELLCQYYFEKFNVDTRSVRFPGLISHIKEPGGGTTDYAVDIYFKAVREGRYASFIDKNTFMDMMYMEDAIDAIIQLMEADGVKLINRNAYNLSAMSIEPEMVKEAIQEYYPEFELDYEVDSVRQAIADSWPNSIDVSCARAEWGFNPQYDLNKMTKVMLEAIEDKEKVQS, from the coding sequence ATGAAAAAAATTATGATTACTGGTGCCTTAGGACAAATTGGTACAGAACTAGTTGTTAAATGTAGAGCATTATATGGAAATGACAATGTATTAGCGACAGATATTAGAGAACCTGAAGCGGACTCAGCTATAGCGAATGGACCATTTGAAATACTAGATGTTACAGATAAAACACGTATGTATGAATTGGTAGAATCATTTAAACCAGACACGTTTATGCATATGGCTGCGCTATTATCAGCAACTGCTGAAAAAAATCCATTATTTGCTTGGGACTTAAATATGGGGGGACTTATGAACGCATTGGAGGCTGCACGTGAATTTAATTTACAATTTTTCACACCAAGTTCAATTGGTGCTTTCGGACCTTCCACACCTAAAGTAAACACACCACAAGTCACGATTCAACGTCCAACATCTATGTATGGTGTGAATAAAGTTGCAGGCGAATTATTATGCCAATACTATTTTGAAAAATTCAATGTCGACACCCGTAGTGTGAGATTCCCAGGTTTAATCTCGCACATTAAAGAACCAGGCGGTGGGACAACAGATTATGCTGTAGATATTTACTTTAAAGCAGTAAGAGAAGGGCGCTATGCAAGTTTCATCGATAAGAATACATTTATGGATATGATGTATATGGAAGATGCAATTGATGCAATTATTCAATTGATGGAAGCAGATGGCGTTAAATTGATTAATCGTAACGCGTATAATTTAAGTGCTATGAGTATAGAACCAGAAATGGTCAAAGAAGCAATTCAAGAATATTATCCAGAATTTGAATTAGACTATGAAGTGGATAGCGTACGACAAGCCATTGCGGATAGTTGGCCAAATAGTATCGATGTAAGTTGTGCTAGAGCAGAATGGGGCTTTAATCCACAATATGATTTAAACAAAATGACTAAAGTGATGTTAGAAGCGATTGAAGACAAAGAAAAAGTACAGTCATAA
- a CDS encoding branched-chain amino acid aminotransferase has translation MSEKIEFEQRENLKEKPDPTDLGFGKYFTDYMLSFDYDIDQGWHDLKIVPYGPIEISPAAQAIHYGQSVFEGLKAYKHNDEIDLFRPSENFKRINHSLARLDMPQVDEEQILEGLKQLVDIERDWVPEGEGQSLYIRPYVFATEGILGVRPSASYKLLIILSPSGSYYGGASLTPTKIYVEDEYVRAVRGGVGHAKVAGNYAASLLAQTNAAAQGYDQVLWLDGVEQKYVEEVGSMNIFFVENGKLVTPELNGSILPGITRKTIIELAKELGYEVEERRVSIDELIEAHNTGALTEVFGTGTAAVISPVGQLKYGGTEIVINNNETGEVTQKLYDNYVGIQSGKLEDPQGWRVVVPRY, from the coding sequence ATGTCAGAAAAAATTGAATTTGAACAACGTGAAAACCTAAAAGAGAAACCGGATCCAACTGATTTAGGTTTCGGAAAATATTTCACAGATTATATGCTAAGTTTCGACTATGATATTGACCAAGGATGGCATGATTTAAAAATTGTACCTTATGGTCCGATTGAAATTTCTCCAGCAGCACAAGCTATCCATTATGGCCAGTCTGTATTCGAAGGGTTAAAGGCTTATAAACATAATGATGAAATTGATTTATTCCGCCCATCTGAAAACTTTAAACGTATAAACCATTCACTAGCACGTTTAGATATGCCACAAGTAGATGAAGAACAAATCTTAGAAGGATTGAAACAACTTGTTGATATCGAACGCGATTGGGTACCAGAAGGTGAAGGCCAATCTCTCTATATAAGACCATATGTTTTTGCTACAGAAGGTATTTTAGGCGTTCGTCCATCTGCTTCATATAAACTATTAATTATTTTATCGCCATCAGGATCATACTATGGTGGTGCATCATTAACACCAACGAAAATCTACGTTGAAGATGAATATGTACGTGCAGTTCGTGGAGGTGTTGGTCACGCGAAAGTTGCTGGGAACTATGCGGCAAGTTTACTTGCTCAAACAAATGCAGCTGCCCAAGGTTACGACCAAGTATTATGGTTAGATGGTGTGGAACAGAAATATGTAGAAGAAGTAGGTAGTATGAATATCTTCTTCGTAGAGAATGGCAAACTTGTCACACCAGAATTGAATGGTAGTATCTTGCCTGGTATTACACGTAAGACTATCATTGAATTAGCAAAAGAATTAGGATATGAAGTTGAAGAACGTCGTGTATCTATTGATGAACTAATTGAAGCACATAATACAGGCGCCCTTACAGAAGTGTTTGGTACAGGTACTGCTGCGGTTATATCTCCAGTAGGTCAATTGAAATACGGTGGCACTGAAATCGTAATTAACAATAATGAAACTGGTGAAGTTACTCAAAAATTATATGATAATTATGTTGGTATCCAAAGTGGTAAACTTGAAGACCCTCAAGG
- a CDS encoding amino acid permease — protein sequence MEQTTFKRAMKQRHLMLLSFGGVIGTGLFLSSGYTLQQAGPLGTVLSYVIGSILVYLVMLCLGQLAIKHPVTGGFHVYASKYIHPAVGYIVAWFYWLTWTVALGSEFTAVGLLMQKWLPDIPVYIFATIAIILVLVFNIISTRFYAEVEFYFSLVKVIAIIVFILLGILVIIGLIHYTGYQGLHTITQRYTNPTFPHGLGSVFLTMLAVNYAFSGTELIGIAAGEAEEPEKVIPKAIRATLWRLIVFFIGTIIIISILIPSYQGKSLKSPFVVIFQEMGIPYAGDIMNIVIITALLSAANSGLYAASRMIWSLSNEGMFPKWFGHLNKYQMPIRATLFSMIGGLLALLSSVYVADSLYVVLVSIAGLAVVIVWMSICVSYFNAKRIDQSLKIHQAVPIIGFTLCLVSCIGMIFDPNQAPALYFGLPFAVLALAYYYIKYNKKGDA from the coding sequence ATGGAACAAACAACGTTTAAACGTGCCATGAAACAACGTCATCTAATGCTATTGAGCTTTGGTGGCGTAATTGGTACAGGCCTATTTTTAAGTTCTGGATACACATTGCAACAAGCAGGGCCGTTGGGGACGGTCTTATCTTATGTTATTGGTTCTATTTTAGTCTACCTAGTCATGTTATGTTTAGGGCAATTAGCGATAAAACACCCAGTGACAGGAGGGTTTCATGTATACGCTAGTAAATACATACATCCTGCAGTTGGTTACATCGTTGCATGGTTCTATTGGTTAACATGGACAGTAGCACTGGGGTCTGAATTTACAGCTGTCGGTTTGTTGATGCAAAAATGGCTTCCAGATATACCTGTATACATATTTGCAACTATAGCAATTATTTTAGTATTAGTATTTAATATTATATCGACACGTTTTTATGCAGAAGTCGAATTTTATTTCTCACTAGTTAAAGTAATCGCAATTATAGTGTTTATCCTTCTAGGTATTTTAGTCATTATAGGATTGATTCACTATACTGGATATCAAGGTTTACATACAATTACGCAACGATATACAAACCCTACGTTCCCACATGGACTAGGCTCTGTATTTTTAACAATGTTGGCGGTCAATTATGCTTTTAGTGGTACGGAATTGATTGGTATAGCAGCGGGGGAAGCTGAAGAACCTGAAAAAGTTATACCGAAAGCAATTAGAGCAACTTTATGGCGCTTGATTGTCTTCTTTATAGGAACAATCATTATTATTTCTATTTTAATTCCTAGTTATCAAGGTAAATCATTAAAAAGTCCTTTTGTAGTTATTTTTCAAGAAATGGGTATCCCGTATGCTGGTGACATTATGAACATAGTTATCATCACTGCTTTGCTTTCTGCTGCCAATTCAGGTTTGTATGCAGCAAGTAGAATGATTTGGAGTTTATCCAATGAAGGTATGTTCCCAAAATGGTTTGGTCATCTCAATAAATATCAAATGCCAATTAGAGCAACATTATTTAGTATGATTGGTGGTTTGTTAGCATTATTATCAAGTGTATATGTAGCAGATTCATTGTACGTAGTCCTCGTGTCGATAGCTGGATTAGCAGTTGTGATTGTCTGGATGAGTATCTGTGTTTCATATTTTAATGCTAAAAGAATAGATCAAAGTTTGAAAATACACCAAGCTGTTCCTATTATCGGTTTTACGCTGTGTCTTGTTTCATGTATCGGTATGATTTTTGACCCGAATCAAGCCCCTGCGTTATACTTTGGTTTACCATTTGCAGTACTTGCTTTAGCCTATTACTATATTAAATATAATAAAAAAGGAGACGCATAA